In the Clavelina lepadiformis chromosome 8, kaClaLepa1.1, whole genome shotgun sequence genome, one interval contains:
- the LOC143468539 gene encoding uncharacterized protein LOC143468539: MEIEFCQVCAVIVLLSTSYQISAQCPRRNQTKADAVGRPCRKPCSSQAQCKDGKTCRCDHECGMSCINMNNLCGLPLVIPNMASVRVYRRHSNGSLVLKPSPPYQYDDMAEYECLPGYRLEGSQKFNLCHGRKSWTRLAVCARSCRRFDQEKVLQNLMICGTNCVTSSECTEDMSCVCDGYCGRTCVNPDIDCGEAPPSTHASIKYDGEGFQRRGYYRCDVGFYLQSGDLKRK, from the exons ATGGAGATCGAGTTTTGTCAAGTGTGTGCAGTAATCGTTTTGCTTTCAACAAGTTACCAAA tttcagcTCAGTGTCCAAGACGAAACCAAACAAAGGCAGATGCTGTAGGACGACCTTGTCGTAAGCCCTGTTCATCACAAGCTCAGTGCAAAGATGGAAAAACATGTCGCTGTGATCACGAATGTGGAATGTCTTGCATCAATATGA ATAACTTATGCGGTCTACCATTGGTGATTCCAAATATGGCGTCAGTTCGCGTTTATCGAAGACACTCGAACGGATCACTCGTATTGAAACCGTCGCCACCTTACCAGTATGATGATATGGCTGAGTATGAGTGTTTGCCTGGTTACCGTTTAGAAGGATCTCAAAAGTTCAACTTATGCCATGGAAGGAAAAGTTGGACTAGATTGGCGGTTTGTGCTC GAAGTTGCCGCAGGTTTGaccaagaaaaagttttgcaaaatctcaTGATATGCGGAACAAATTGTGTGACAAGTTCAGAGTGCACGGAAGACATGAGTTGTGTGTGTGATGGGTATTGTGGTAGGACTTGTGTGAACCCAG ATATCGATTGCGGGGAAGCCCCACCATCGACACACGCTTCAATCAAATATGACGGGGAAGGATTTCAACGAAGAGGTTACTACCGGTGTGACGTCGGATTTTATCTTCAGTCCGGAGATTTAAAAAGGAAATGA